In the SAR324 cluster bacterium genome, one interval contains:
- a CDS encoding ATP-binding cassette domain-containing protein, with product MNDLKPLIEVRKLVKRFGSFTALNGIDLDVYPGEVHALLGDNGAGKSTLIKALSGIHPPSSGEIKVDGKIVKFQSPREASDAGIGTVYQDLALNPLASVTRNFFLGREIKKGLGPFGLLQMKEMNAITIAEMKKIGIHISNPDQPVGTMSGGQRQTLAIARAIYFGAKILILDEPTSALGQKQQMEVLKTIRTVQKLGNIAIILITHNEIHAQLIADRFTFLSLGEVIGRGTAQELEGDEIKKLMAGGAELGDLKAELAA from the coding sequence ATGAATGATCTAAAACCTTTGATTGAGGTAAGAAAACTCGTCAAAAGATTTGGTAGTTTTACCGCCCTCAACGGAATTGATCTTGATGTCTATCCTGGAGAAGTACATGCCCTCCTTGGTGACAATGGGGCAGGCAAGTCAACGCTGATCAAGGCGCTCTCCGGTATTCATCCACCGAGCAGTGGTGAGATCAAGGTTGACGGAAAAATCGTCAAATTTCAGTCTCCTCGAGAGGCTTCTGACGCAGGTATAGGTACCGTTTATCAGGATCTAGCTTTAAACCCTTTGGCTTCTGTGACCAGGAATTTCTTTTTGGGCAGGGAGATTAAAAAGGGATTGGGACCGTTTGGACTGTTGCAAATGAAGGAAATGAACGCAATTACGATTGCAGAGATGAAAAAGATTGGGATTCACATCTCAAATCCAGATCAACCTGTCGGGACTATGTCAGGAGGACAACGACAGACTCTGGCTATCGCAAGGGCAATCTATTTTGGGGCAAAGATCTTAATCCTAGATGAGCCCACTTCAGCTCTGGGTCAAAAACAACAAATGGAGGTTTTAAAAACCATTCGGACTGTCCAAAAGCTCGGGAATATTGCTATCATACTTATCACTCACAATGAAATTCATGCCCAACTGATTGCTGACCGATTCACATTTCTCAGCCTTGGGGAAGTGATTGGTAGAGGAACAGCTCAAGAACTTGAGGGAGATGAAATCAAGAAATTGATGGCCGGTGGTGCAGAATTGGGAGATTTGAAGGCAGAACTGGCTGCTTAA
- a CDS encoding FdhF/YdeP family oxidoreductase, translated as MSREFDHQKNVKKYDGPAAGWGALLASVQIVNQEKAINAIPALMKMNQPSGFDCPGCAWPEPGKTSITEFCENGVKAIAAESTSKRVSRDFFESHTVESLRSWSDYDLEQQGRLTEPMAYDEQTDRYTPVSWDNAFELIGGQLHTLESPNHAVFYTSGRTSNEAAFLWQLFGRTLGTNNFPDCSNMCHESSGVALTESIGIGKGTVQLEDFEEADLIFVIGQNPGTNHPRMLSVLQQAARRGCQIVTFNPILERGLEKFIHPQEALQMLTGTSSPISTHYLQPMIGGDLALLQGLIKAVLAAEENQKNVLDKEFLENHTSGFTNLKDEIGKTDWTVIESESGLSRTQIEEVASLYCSSQRVIACWAMGLTQQKHAVSTIQYIVNLLLLRGNIGRPGAGVCPVRGHSNVQGDRTVGITEHPSESFLKNLDHQFGISSPRNSGFNTVQTIQAMESESVRVFMAMGGNFARATPDSLRTEEGLKKCDLTVQVTTKLNRSHLAHGKKALILPCLGRSELDVQASGEQSVTVEDSMGAVHASKGRNQPASSHLKSEVAIVAGMAKVTFPENKKMWTALQDDYRLIRNKIEAVLPELFSDYNRKINQPGGFRLFNSAASRKWNTKTGKALLAAKPLPILELPTGQLRLMTIRSHDQYNTTIYGMNDRYRGIFGTRKVILMNSKDMESLGLDQGQKVVIQSHMEDGRKRQVSGFHAVRYNIPQGCAASYFPETNELIAVEYCADRSFTPISKLVPVTVHKSTD; from the coding sequence ATGTCCAGAGAGTTTGATCATCAGAAAAATGTTAAGAAATATGATGGCCCTGCAGCAGGATGGGGTGCTCTCTTGGCGAGTGTCCAGATAGTAAACCAGGAGAAGGCAATCAACGCAATCCCAGCGTTGATGAAGATGAATCAACCTTCAGGCTTTGATTGCCCAGGATGTGCCTGGCCAGAGCCTGGAAAAACATCTATCACAGAGTTTTGTGAAAATGGGGTTAAAGCGATAGCTGCAGAGTCTACCAGCAAGCGCGTTAGCAGAGATTTTTTTGAGAGCCATACAGTAGAATCTCTGAGATCTTGGTCTGACTATGATTTGGAACAGCAAGGCCGATTGACCGAACCAATGGCTTATGATGAACAAACTGACCGATACACCCCAGTCAGTTGGGATAACGCATTCGAATTGATAGGAGGACAACTACATACCTTGGAAAGTCCGAACCATGCAGTCTTCTACACCTCTGGGCGAACCAGTAACGAAGCTGCCTTTCTATGGCAACTCTTTGGCAGAACACTTGGTACAAACAATTTTCCAGACTGTTCAAATATGTGCCATGAGTCGAGTGGAGTAGCTCTAACCGAGTCAATAGGCATTGGTAAGGGTACCGTTCAACTGGAGGACTTCGAGGAGGCAGACTTGATCTTTGTGATCGGTCAGAATCCAGGTACTAACCATCCAAGGATGCTATCAGTGCTTCAGCAGGCTGCTCGTAGGGGGTGCCAGATCGTAACATTTAATCCAATCCTGGAACGTGGGCTTGAAAAGTTTATTCATCCCCAGGAAGCCCTGCAAATGTTGACAGGCACCTCTTCACCCATCTCCACTCACTACCTCCAGCCAATGATTGGAGGTGATTTGGCTTTGCTTCAGGGCTTGATAAAGGCTGTTCTTGCAGCAGAAGAAAATCAGAAAAACGTCCTGGACAAAGAATTTCTTGAAAATCACACATCTGGCTTTACCAATCTGAAAGATGAAATTGGAAAAACAGATTGGACAGTTATTGAATCTGAATCAGGTCTTTCCAGAACCCAGATCGAAGAAGTTGCATCCCTTTATTGTAGTTCTCAACGAGTCATTGCCTGCTGGGCCATGGGACTCACGCAACAGAAGCATGCCGTCTCTACGATTCAGTATATTGTAAATCTATTGCTTCTGCGTGGAAATATTGGGAGGCCAGGTGCAGGTGTTTGTCCAGTTAGAGGGCACAGTAACGTCCAAGGCGATCGGACAGTTGGAATCACTGAGCACCCAAGCGAGTCTTTCCTAAAAAATCTGGATCATCAGTTTGGGATATCCTCTCCTAGAAATTCAGGTTTTAACACGGTCCAAACCATTCAAGCGATGGAGTCAGAAAGTGTAAGGGTATTCATGGCAATGGGGGGGAATTTTGCCAGAGCTACCCCAGATAGCTTAAGAACTGAGGAGGGGCTAAAGAAATGTGATTTGACTGTGCAGGTTACAACAAAGCTGAACAGATCTCATTTGGCTCATGGGAAAAAGGCACTGATTTTACCTTGTTTGGGTCGTTCAGAGTTGGATGTTCAAGCTTCTGGGGAACAGTCTGTGACAGTTGAGGACTCAATGGGGGCGGTTCATGCTTCTAAAGGAAGAAACCAGCCAGCTTCTAGCCATCTGAAGTCAGAAGTAGCCATCGTGGCAGGTATGGCGAAGGTGACGTTCCCAGAGAACAAAAAAATGTGGACAGCACTTCAGGATGACTATCGATTGATTAGGAATAAGATCGAGGCAGTGCTGCCAGAATTATTTTCAGATTATAATAGAAAAATAAACCAACCAGGTGGTTTCCGACTTTTTAATTCAGCAGCTTCAAGAAAATGGAACACAAAAACTGGGAAAGCTCTCCTTGCTGCTAAACCTTTACCAATTCTCGAGTTACCTACGGGCCAATTAAGACTGATGACGATTCGTTCACATGACCAATATAATACAACAATATACGGAATGAATGACCGCTATCGAGGGATTTTTGGAACTCGCAAGGTCATACTCATGAACTCCAAAGACATGGAATCTTTAGGACTTGATCAGGGTCAAAAAGTTGTCATCCAAAGTCACATGGAAGACGGTAGGAAACGTCAAGTTTCTGGATTTCATGCCGTGCGTTATAATATTCCACAAGGATGTGCAGCATCATATTTCCCAGAAACAAATGAATTGATTGCCGTTGAATATTGCGCTGATAGGAGTTTTACCCCAATTTCAAAGTTGGTTCCTGTGACTGTTCACAAATCGACTGATTAA
- a CDS encoding SDR family NAD(P)-dependent oxidoreductase has translation MKKQILITGGGTGIGRALAERFADKGWRVTIAGRRSELLKEVAQKYPDKITFISADVGKIQDRQKIVAEAKGTLDLLVHNAAVLGPVGPILDQSPEDWRTHMAINVEGPLFLTQALLPELVENSRVVHISSGAAHQGIPGWGMYCTSKAALLMLGQLLKDELAQRNIWFGSVRPGIVDTPMQAEIRALEPESFPMVEQFRQYKATGALVTSELVAQYLEWLLLEVPGPQLGEREWDIRDTEWQSAWQKLA, from the coding sequence ATGAAGAAGCAAATATTAATTACTGGGGGTGGTACTGGGATTGGGAGGGCGCTTGCGGAGAGATTTGCTGATAAAGGTTGGCGGGTAACGATTGCAGGTCGACGTTCAGAGCTTTTGAAGGAAGTGGCTCAAAAATACCCAGATAAGATAACGTTCATTTCAGCAGATGTTGGGAAGATTCAAGATCGTCAAAAGATAGTTGCTGAAGCAAAGGGGACCTTGGATTTGTTGGTACATAATGCTGCTGTCTTAGGTCCTGTAGGGCCAATACTGGACCAAAGTCCAGAGGACTGGCGAACACACATGGCAATTAACGTTGAGGGGCCTTTGTTTTTGACGCAAGCTCTACTGCCAGAACTAGTTGAGAATAGTCGAGTGGTTCATATTTCTAGTGGGGCTGCTCATCAAGGTATACCTGGATGGGGAATGTATTGTACCTCTAAAGCTGCGTTATTAATGTTGGGACAATTGCTCAAAGATGAACTGGCACAAAGAAACATTTGGTTTGGAAGTGTGCGACCTGGAATTGTGGATACCCCGATGCAGGCGGAAATCCGTGCTCTTGAACCAGAAAGCTTTCCGATGGTTGAACAATTTCGACAATACAAAGCTACTGGAGCCTTGGTGACATCTGAGCTTGTTGCGCAGTATCTAGAGTGGCTACTACTGGAAGTTCCTGGGCCACAATTAGGTGAACGAGAGTGGGATATTAGAGATACTGAGTGGCAATCTGCTTGGCAAAAGTTGGCGTGA